The Bacillota bacterium genome includes a region encoding these proteins:
- a CDS encoding prepilin peptidase — translation MKGVLNIEFLDYSFYLFAGIIVTVGCYYDIRTETIPNWCPVPVFLLGILKHFIHDGGIGILYALMGGICFLAFYLAIISRFLEKLGMGDCKLLFAIGTFAGVNNLGVLLPVQLFITGIALLGYIAIEEKLFNPVAYVKHLIFQFKMEKYEGGKKLVFGPFIGIPFIIYLITVPILIEVVHIV, via the coding sequence ATGAAGGGGGTACTCAATATCGAATTCCTTGATTATAGTTTTTACCTTTTTGCCGGGATAATAGTTACTGTCGGGTGTTACTACGATATACGGACAGAAACCATCCCCAACTGGTGCCCAGTTCCGGTATTCCTTTTAGGAATCCTCAAACACTTTATACACGATGGGGGTATTGGGATTTTATATGCCTTAATGGGGGGCATATGTTTTCTGGCCTTTTACTTGGCCATTATCAGCCGTTTTTTAGAAAAACTAGGTATGGGCGATTGCAAACTACTCTTTGCCATCGGCACTTTTGCCGGGGTAAATAACCTGGGCGTCTTACTGCCAGTGCAGCTCTTTATTACCGGCATAGCACTGCTTGGTTACATTGCTATTGAAGAAAAACTGTTCAACCCTGTAGCTTATGTTAAACACCTAATCTTTCAGTTTAAGATGGAAAAGTATGAAGGCGGCAAAAAGCTGGTTTTCGGCCCGTTTATCGGGATACCGTTTATTATTTACCTTATCACAGTACCGATTTTAATCGAGGTGGTGCACATTGTATGA
- a CDS encoding CpaF family protein yields MRNLLSETHIQSEEEINETNALEKKCMEGCSDSRQALKEKVLATLDKYNITVPEMSSEEVANYICCYTWGLGPVEHIYNDPTVDEVQIIGPETVYSIRKGVYTKEEVSFASEDDLFHLIKRLIRTNKGDLNERNPIIRTVRPGDGSRVTITGPPTTKTYTLTIRKHDTFLISRDALIANGTMDGFTYDRLALFSLGRLNTLISGPVNAGKTTLIREMFGHGRSELRAVSIEPDSELRLLKHYPGWNIIELEEQKKIGIDMDVLFELALQLSPVRIIFGEILGITELRGAIRAGVRGQTGNFSTYHSKNIMQALFNMALTYAEESHSSVMTTEMALRWVVQAFDIIIQIHTDPQRGIKKVVHVAEPYIDGQGNLKLHDVVKWHGSKDDYYQGHWEYFDLHESIIEKLHQNGTPVEAIERVAVVCS; encoded by the coding sequence GTGCGCAACCTTCTTTCTGAAACCCATATCCAGTCAGAAGAAGAAATTAATGAGACAAACGCCCTGGAAAAGAAGTGCATGGAAGGGTGCAGTGATTCCAGGCAGGCATTGAAAGAAAAAGTTCTTGCTACACTAGATAAATACAACATAACAGTACCGGAAATGAGCTCTGAAGAAGTAGCAAACTATATTTGTTGCTATACCTGGGGATTGGGGCCGGTGGAGCATATATATAACGATCCAACTGTTGATGAAGTTCAAATCATCGGACCTGAAACCGTTTACTCAATTCGGAAAGGGGTATATACGAAAGAGGAAGTTTCCTTCGCATCAGAGGATGACCTCTTTCATTTAATCAAAAGACTTATTCGTACGAACAAGGGTGACTTAAACGAGCGCAACCCCATAATTCGAACAGTAAGACCAGGTGATGGTTCCAGGGTAACGATTACTGGCCCACCGACCACAAAAACGTATACATTAACAATAAGAAAACACGATACCTTCTTAATTTCTCGGGACGCTCTGATTGCAAATGGTACAATGGACGGTTTTACCTATGACAGGTTAGCTCTTTTTTCTCTGGGAAGGCTTAATACACTTATCTCCGGACCAGTCAATGCCGGTAAAACCACTCTAATCCGTGAGATGTTTGGACACGGCCGGTCAGAACTCAGGGCAGTATCCATTGAGCCTGATTCAGAGCTGAGGCTTTTAAAGCACTACCCGGGGTGGAACATCATCGAACTGGAAGAACAAAAGAAGATTGGTATTGACATGGACGTTCTTTTTGAACTTGCACTACAGCTTTCCCCTGTCCGGATTATTTTCGGTGAGATTCTGGGAATTACCGAACTGCGAGGAGCAATCAGGGCCGGTGTTAGGGGGCAGACCGGAAACTTTTCTACTTACCACTCAAAAAACATAATGCAAGCCCTATTTAACATGGCACTAACTTACGCCGAAGAGTCCCATTCTTCGGTGATGACTACAGAAATGGCGCTCCGATGGGTAGTACAGGCATTCGATATAATCATTCAGATCCACACAGATCCGCAACGGGGTATTAAGAAAGTTGTCCACGTCGCTGAGCCCTATATAGACGGACAGGGCAACTTAAAGCTCCATGATGTTGTCAAGTGGCACGGTTCCAAAGATGACTACTACCAGGGCCACTGGGAGTACTTCGACTTACATGAAAGTATTATCGAAAAGCTCCATCAAAACGGTACGCCGGTTGAAGCTATTGAAAGAGTTGCTGTCGTATGCAGTTAG
- a CDS encoding copper amine oxidase N-terminal domain-containing protein: MRKLAILLTVIFIFSLAAPAMAGDDWKGTISSTVKTLKSTAVNTVNTLTGKTVKLYVNDTKINPDVPPFIDENSRTMVPLRFAAEALGCDVEWLAESRTVEVKRDSTDISLVIGEKKAEVNGELIALDTNAIIKGSRTMVPLRFISESLGAQVEWVADEYAVYITDEEVKVPEPEVIDLTGKGEPIPKDLDNCYGDSNKINWVSFKDIKQNIYEIDGSKIYDMQVGKDKIIVTQSGSIGAVQLHLWEGGNIARFRGSSSPTKEKYDCEYSVVNDRRDKYGNLPTADITKVPYILLGGGPYEGTVLGVNNPLYQGR, translated from the coding sequence ATGCGTAAACTAGCTATTCTTTTAACAGTTATTTTTATATTCTCACTTGCGGCACCGGCTATGGCCGGGGATGACTGGAAAGGTACAATATCCTCAACGGTTAAAACTCTTAAAAGCACTGCAGTTAATACAGTGAACACCCTAACGGGTAAAACAGTAAAGCTGTATGTCAACGATACGAAAATTAACCCTGACGTACCGCCGTTCATTGATGAAAACAGCCGGACTATGGTGCCGCTGCGGTTTGCTGCTGAAGCACTGGGTTGTGACGTTGAGTGGCTGGCCGAAAGCCGCACAGTAGAGGTAAAACGGGACAGCACCGATATTTCCCTGGTAATCGGCGAGAAGAAGGCAGAAGTAAACGGTGAGCTTATTGCCCTTGATACTAACGCTATTATTAAGGGGAGCCGGACCATGGTACCATTGCGGTTCATCAGTGAGTCCCTCGGGGCGCAGGTGGAGTGGGTAGCAGATGAGTATGCGGTTTATATAACCGATGAAGAAGTGAAAGTGCCGGAGCCGGAAGTTATTGATTTGACTGGTAAGGGTGAACCCATTCCTAAAGATCTTGATAACTGCTATGGCGATAGTAACAAGATCAACTGGGTAAGTTTTAAAGATATAAAACAAAACATTTACGAGATTGATGGTAGTAAAATTTATGACATGCAAGTTGGTAAGGACAAAATAATAGTAACTCAATCAGGTAGTATTGGGGCTGTTCAACTTCACCTATGGGAAGGTGGGAATATTGCACGATTCCGCGGTTCTTCAAGCCCCACTAAAGAAAAATATGATTGCGAATACAGTGTTGTAAACGATCGTCGAGATAAATACGGCAACTTACCGACAGCTGATATTACTAAAGTTCCCTATATATTACTTGGTGGCGGTCCATATGAAGGAACTGTACTTGGTGTAAATAACCCCTTGTATCAAGGGAGGTAA
- a CDS encoding copper amine oxidase N-terminal domain-containing protein, translating to MKKRISALVFLLVFLFALPAWASNNWEQTLNIPVKEVWMWGDKQFAVTKGDNSKLYVKEQGKKWDEHLIYDNIEADLRFSFKYCGHALTPDKMYLFALKDGEKVVYTSSDGTRWESSGLTFPDNTIEVVSLGNNELLAVTDRGMMTKSPDGGKSWNNHVGTGEPWDHIAAVGNKAFAVMGGELKVTSDLENWTGTGFKIGRALIERKPKGGTFVSEYLGGTAVPSVDFAEDQTVAAFHPGSLGKVAISTDGGKTLEIVSEDNFRYRDGYIPSRVMALAVSKNVIFAGTPDDYTFFSVDKGKNWDKVRIREEVRDMAIDGNTVLAATPKGVYQLDFEKPEIEQVEQPQEDEQPELDTDQQEKVKISPEPAISKVVKFTLDKNQYMVGGETKQMDTAPMVHEGRTYLPVRYLALSLGVPNQGIKWEAPYITLSKGETTVKLNVKETSMEVNGVAKESDKPLLQEGRTLLPARGIAEAFGYSISWDGETKTMTIQ from the coding sequence TTGAAAAAAAGGATTTCTGCGCTTGTATTTCTGTTAGTTTTTTTGTTCGCACTCCCAGCCTGGGCGTCTAACAACTGGGAACAAACATTAAATATCCCGGTAAAAGAAGTTTGGATGTGGGGTGATAAACAGTTCGCAGTTACCAAGGGTGATAACAGTAAGCTGTATGTAAAAGAACAGGGCAAGAAGTGGGATGAACATCTAATCTATGACAACATCGAAGCAGACCTTCGATTCAGTTTTAAATACTGTGGTCACGCGCTAACGCCGGACAAAATGTACTTATTCGCGTTAAAAGACGGTGAGAAAGTAGTCTATACCAGTAGCGATGGCACCAGGTGGGAAAGCTCTGGCCTAACTTTCCCCGATAACACAATAGAAGTTGTGTCCCTGGGAAATAATGAGTTGCTGGCTGTTACGGACAGAGGTATGATGACGAAATCTCCTGATGGCGGTAAGTCATGGAACAATCATGTAGGTACAGGTGAGCCGTGGGATCATATAGCGGCGGTCGGAAATAAAGCGTTCGCTGTCATGGGTGGGGAGCTAAAAGTAACTTCCGACCTTGAAAACTGGACGGGTACCGGGTTTAAAATTGGGAGAGCTTTAATTGAAAGAAAACCAAAGGGAGGCACGTTTGTAAGTGAATACCTGGGCGGCACGGCTGTACCTTCCGTGGACTTTGCAGAAGATCAAACAGTTGCTGCATTTCATCCCGGCAGCTTAGGGAAAGTAGCCATTTCTACCGACGGCGGGAAAACCTTGGAAATAGTCAGTGAAGATAATTTCAGATACCGGGACGGTTATATCCCTTCCCGTGTTATGGCGCTGGCAGTAAGTAAAAATGTTATCTTTGCCGGAACTCCTGACGACTATACATTCTTTAGTGTTGACAAAGGGAAAAACTGGGATAAGGTTAGAATCCGAGAAGAGGTTAGAGATATGGCAATAGACGGTAACACAGTACTGGCCGCAACACCGAAAGGCGTTTACCAGCTTGACTTTGAAAAGCCCGAAATAGAGCAGGTTGAACAACCGCAGGAAGACGAGCAGCCGGAGTTAGATACAGATCAACAAGAAAAGGTAAAAATCAGCCCGGAGCCTGCAATCAGCAAGGTGGTCAAGTTTACACTCGATAAGAACCAATACATGGTTGGCGGTGAAACAAAGCAGATGGACACTGCCCCTATGGTGCATGAAGGCAGGACATACCTTCCCGTACGTTACCTGGCCCTGTCGCTGGGGGTGCCAAACCAGGGCATAAAGTGGGAGGCGCCATATATCACCCTAAGCAAAGGAGAAACTACCGTTAAGTTAAACGTGAAAGAGACCAGCATGGAAGTTAACGGAGTAGCTAAAGAAAGCGATAAGCCCCTTCTCCAAGAAGGACGCACATTACTACCGGCCAGAGGCATTGCCGAAGCATTTGGTTACAGCATTAGCTGGGATGGAGAAACTAAAACAATGACCATACAGTAG
- a CDS encoding pilus assembly protein translates to MEKLAYLQSKCCENGSACKVRGRGSQKPRKRKKDRGTFRRFHRSYLRRIIVNERGDVLEFVLIFPITLFLIFFAITWGMAVYTKSATVTSSREAARAYAVYHDEDLAKKVAADMMASTLGAEDVDQESVERWKEKMVHLEEIEYNGETYCKAQVNFRLPLPAWTGYYKFKNGIGVGASAIFKKEYIPDGMSGG, encoded by the coding sequence ATTGAAAAATTGGCTTATCTTCAATCTAAATGCTGTGAAAATGGGAGTGCATGTAAAGTACGTGGCCGAGGTAGTCAAAAACCAAGAAAACGTAAAAAAGACAGGGGCACCTTTAGGCGCTTTCATCGCTCCTATCTCCGCCGCATTATTGTTAATGAACGCGGTGATGTATTAGAATTTGTTTTGATTTTTCCAATAACACTGTTCCTTATTTTTTTTGCTATAACATGGGGCATGGCTGTGTATACAAAAAGTGCTACTGTTACCTCATCCCGGGAAGCAGCCCGGGCGTATGCGGTATATCATGACGAAGACCTGGCAAAAAAGGTTGCCGCTGATATGATGGCATCTACTTTAGGTGCCGAGGATGTGGATCAAGAAAGCGTTGAACGCTGGAAAGAGAAAATGGTTCATCTAGAAGAGATTGAATATAACGGTGAGACATACTGCAAAGCTCAAGTTAACTTTCGTCTGCCTCTACCTGCCTGGACGGGATATTACAAATTTAAAAACGGTATAGGCGTGGGGGCCAGCGCAATATTCAAGAAGGAGTACATCCCAGATGGAATGTCTGGAGGGTAG
- a CDS encoding prepilin peptidase has translation MEIINVVIIIITIACLIWIIYKDIKDRKIPNIMVLVLLMAGLYYQPHSVSLAGITACFCTMFPLYLLGLIGAGDVKLAGAVGAMLGLHAGLTVLLLASGLLAIWEAFKRARKGELKNWLIFNLNAVKMGVHVKYVAEVVKNQENVKKTGAPLGAFIAPISAALLLMNAVMY, from the coding sequence GTGGAAATTATCAACGTAGTAATAATCATTATCACCATTGCTTGTCTTATCTGGATTATCTACAAAGACATCAAGGATAGAAAAATCCCTAACATAATGGTTTTAGTCTTGCTTATGGCAGGGCTCTATTATCAACCCCACTCGGTATCATTAGCAGGAATAACGGCCTGTTTTTGTACAATGTTCCCTCTTTATCTACTGGGGCTTATAGGGGCAGGAGATGTGAAACTGGCCGGGGCTGTAGGGGCTATGCTTGGCTTACATGCAGGCTTAACTGTATTACTGCTGGCTTCCGGTTTACTTGCAATATGGGAAGCATTTAAACGGGCAAGAAAGGGGGAATTGAAAAATTGGCTTATCTTCAATCTAAATGCTGTGAAAATGGGAGTGCATGTAAAGTACGTGGCCGAGGTAGTCAAAAACCAAGAAAACGTAAAAAAGACAGGGGCACCTTTAGGCGCTTTCATCGCTCCTATCTCCGCCGCATTATTGTTAATGAACGCGGTGATGTATTAG
- a CDS encoding CpaF family protein, producing the protein MSKEFRGLRGNSEILRKRQQQEIEKNIIGKMENVVESSRRYILNLYREGKHPGDHELESEINRHLMQEYPNLVYNDRMHIACQIKNELTGYGPLQNLIDDPDITDIVVINEDRVLYEKHNLLQIADIRFHSASHLMLFIERLCYLGKSKIDESNPKVSLTLPGGYRVAITIPPLCEKPNIAIRKFTYVNNIDELIKNKTFSQKAAQFLKLCIPGRRNMVFCGPMGSGKTTMIAVLGYELDPMELPVLVEEVRECPLEHPNLRIFVARPPNIEGKGEIKFDQLLKHSLQSRGTRILVAEVRDRSVYYMLQAMAMGQDGSIGTLHADNAQDAAHVRVPMMLAQAPETANMKPDGLNRIIGAALHIIVQMDRTPDGKRVCSQISEVLKSDGEPPEVRDIFVRKNGDLIPTGYIPQRALEGMGKYGIKVPEYLFY; encoded by the coding sequence TTGAGCAAAGAATTCCGCGGCCTACGGGGTAACTCTGAAATACTAAGAAAGCGGCAGCAGCAAGAAATTGAAAAAAACATAATAGGTAAAATGGAAAATGTGGTTGAAAGTTCCCGCAGGTATATACTAAACCTTTACCGGGAAGGTAAACATCCTGGTGACCATGAGCTGGAATCGGAAATCAACCGGCACTTGATGCAAGAGTATCCGAACCTGGTTTATAATGACCGGATGCACATAGCGTGTCAGATTAAAAATGAACTAACAGGGTACGGGCCACTGCAAAACCTGATTGATGACCCGGATATAACGGATATTGTGGTAATCAATGAAGATAGAGTCCTGTACGAAAAACATAACCTCCTACAGATAGCAGACATAAGGTTTCACAGCGCCAGTCACTTAATGCTGTTTATCGAACGTCTTTGCTACTTAGGGAAAAGCAAGATTGATGAAAGCAACCCAAAAGTATCTTTAACCTTGCCAGGTGGGTACAGGGTTGCTATTACTATTCCCCCGTTATGCGAAAAGCCCAACATTGCAATTCGTAAATTTACCTACGTTAACAACATTGATGAACTGATTAAGAATAAAACATTTTCTCAAAAGGCAGCACAATTTTTAAAACTATGCATTCCCGGTCGAAGAAACATGGTCTTCTGCGGTCCCATGGGGTCAGGAAAAACAACCATGATTGCTGTACTGGGCTATGAACTTGACCCCATGGAACTGCCGGTATTGGTTGAAGAAGTAAGAGAATGCCCGTTGGAACACCCTAACCTCCGGATATTTGTAGCCAGGCCACCCAATATTGAAGGAAAAGGTGAAATTAAGTTTGACCAACTCCTAAAACATTCACTTCAAAGCCGTGGTACGCGCATACTGGTGGCAGAAGTCCGCGATCGCTCAGTATATTATATGTTGCAGGCTATGGCGATGGGGCAGGACGGAAGTATAGGCACTCTTCACGCAGATAATGCCCAGGATGCCGCGCATGTTCGTGTTCCCATGATGTTGGCCCAGGCACCGGAGACGGCAAACATGAAACCGGATGGCCTTAACCGGATCATCGGTGCTGCCCTGCATATCATAGTGCAAATGGATAGGACTCCAGATGGAAAGCGCGTATGCTCACAGATATCAGAAGTGCTTAAATCTGACGGTGAACCACCGGAAGTTAGGGATATATTTGTACGTAAAAATGGCGATCTAATACCTACCGGTTATATACCTCAAAGAGCTCTTGAAGGTATGGGAAAGTATGGCATTAAGGTGCCGGAGTACCTGTTTTATTAG
- a CDS encoding peptidase M23, with product MNRFTNTLSNLAKSAGKKLVKSLAKKLFIWLLPCMPIILAVVACILLVGLTYYSMTAQTALTGADPSEQDTEIQQQYMELVDENNVKETWLVPNESTPDNPHYPRKGTDHIGQMVDEYRKDYPLRLTWGVTHSTALYWAYSFNEAEIPDTLREEVAADQRPFFYYKPSQIITTTTDSEGNSSTSTRDIHLLVEANTIYGWYQYHYKWKTFRYGDTTVKKEVLDTTHTLAKWERLESYLKELYQVPNDPDAEFTRTAVLEAGRGFNEKKEWLDWLIENIGYSFVSSSTVPAGLIQFFREAENEFGIPWWFLAAVAFKESSFNIQAENASTGCFGLMGVSPNNWDAYAPRLGFDAGLDRENTRAQIFVGAYMLQNYGLNRINWDNNWQQSTLPALKQYGGFRTLPLGKKMLYENVDEWCKVEYAQPIWEIAENLKQETLSGIWPTPEYYNISSPFGWRKDPINSTPNELHTGMDIAAPMGSDVVSVSSGIVTSSGWANPNNHNESYGLRITVRDGIHLYVYAHLQEGSLRVKVGDIVEPGQHFANVGSTGKSTGPHLHIGIKEDGRWIDPLDILSME from the coding sequence TTGAATAGATTTACCAATACTTTATCCAACTTGGCTAAATCGGCCGGCAAAAAATTGGTTAAGTCACTGGCTAAAAAGCTATTTATTTGGCTTTTACCTTGTATGCCAATTATATTAGCTGTGGTTGCCTGTATTTTATTGGTCGGTCTAACTTACTATTCTATGACGGCCCAAACTGCACTTACCGGGGCCGATCCTTCAGAGCAAGATACTGAAATACAACAACAATACATGGAACTTGTAGACGAAAATAATGTTAAGGAAACATGGTTAGTGCCTAATGAATCAACCCCTGATAATCCACATTATCCCAGGAAAGGAACTGATCATATAGGGCAGATGGTAGATGAATACCGGAAAGATTACCCTTTGAGATTAACCTGGGGGGTAACACACTCGACAGCCCTTTATTGGGCATATTCTTTTAATGAGGCTGAAATACCTGATACTTTACGTGAAGAAGTGGCCGCTGATCAACGGCCATTTTTTTATTATAAACCATCTCAAATAATAACAACGACTACTGATAGTGAAGGAAACTCCAGTACAAGCACAAGGGATATTCACCTACTGGTAGAGGCTAACACTATATATGGTTGGTACCAGTATCACTACAAATGGAAGACTTTTAGATATGGTGACACTACCGTAAAAAAAGAAGTTTTAGACACAACTCACACCCTTGCAAAATGGGAGCGATTAGAGAGTTACCTTAAAGAACTTTATCAAGTCCCGAACGACCCGGATGCTGAATTTACCCGTACTGCGGTTTTAGAAGCAGGCAGAGGTTTTAACGAAAAAAAAGAATGGCTTGATTGGCTTATCGAAAATATTGGATACTCATTCGTCTCCAGCTCAACCGTTCCGGCCGGGCTGATACAATTTTTCAGAGAAGCAGAGAATGAATTTGGTATACCGTGGTGGTTCCTGGCTGCGGTAGCTTTTAAAGAATCATCTTTTAATATCCAAGCTGAAAATGCAAGTACCGGTTGTTTCGGACTCATGGGGGTTTCGCCAAACAACTGGGATGCCTACGCCCCACGGTTAGGTTTTGATGCTGGCCTGGACCGGGAAAACACCCGGGCACAAATTTTTGTAGGTGCATATATGCTGCAAAACTACGGTCTAAACAGGATAAACTGGGATAACAATTGGCAACAATCCACTTTACCCGCTCTTAAGCAATACGGCGGCTTTAGAACCTTACCTCTTGGCAAAAAGATGCTTTATGAAAATGTAGATGAGTGGTGCAAGGTAGAATATGCTCAACCAATCTGGGAAATAGCAGAAAACCTAAAACAAGAAACACTTTCTGGAATCTGGCCCACACCGGAGTATTACAACATTTCATCCCCTTTTGGTTGGAGAAAAGATCCTATTAACAGTACCCCGAACGAATTGCATACAGGAATGGATATTGCGGCTCCCATGGGGAGTGATGTAGTCTCAGTTTCTTCCGGTATTGTAACCTCTTCTGGCTGGGCGAACCCTAACAATCACAATGAAAGTTATGGTTTGCGCATAACAGTACGTGATGGTATTCATCTTTATGTTTACGCCCACCTACAGGAAGGCTCACTGAGGGTTAAAGTAGGGGATATAGTTGAACCGGGCCAGCATTTTGCCAATGTAGGCTCAACAGGAAAATCAACAGGACCCCATTTGCATATTGGAATTAAAGAAGATGGACGCTGGATTGATCCCCTTGATATTTTGAGCATGGAATGA
- a CDS encoding DUF87 domain-containing protein: MLKNVPRIQDLFTTDGLEEGHNELEIGTGLSRTFVVSLYPRDIYIGWLDDIFRLGDIDLSIQINPVPDRQVILALTKQLASVQAQWIQDKKSGYILNLPGLVETANNLESLRTTVQTNRDKVFFGEIFITVHATNNEELQNKCNVLLDILARSATRVNSCMFRQLDGFKSVLPVANLKIQDFWRNLNCGNVAACMPINSPELSHSSGELFGFNYYTGSPIFFNQFLGPPEMPNPHILVIGEAGSGKSTGIKVISLRNSILGVKHVFIDVENEYEKVTNNMGGVNINIKGGEPTGINPLDIEVEENKDGSKRVPITDKVMEIRQLLSVMKGGLSGEKLTNRELALIEESTMEEYRERGITSKPESLYETSRTVDGVLKLGKVKKEMPTLSSLIERLAEKPGGEELAQTFKPFLHGGSLGLFDCQSSVNISDTPAVCFNIQEIKDEFSRVYAMFVIMGWVWQKFAQKNRHIKKQITVDEFWRLMKFKDGALFAEEIGRRGRKHNAGLVIGTHSLVEFSGDEGQAVLNSCFTKVIMRQNEAQVSNIVERFSLSDGCKEFIQQARPGECLLKIGSKTTAMQIIPAPFEFELIDTRPAEEREVAM; this comes from the coding sequence ATGCTCAAAAACGTGCCCCGTATACAAGATTTATTTACCACTGATGGTCTAGAAGAAGGACATAACGAATTAGAAATAGGTACCGGGTTATCCCGTACCTTTGTTGTTTCTTTATACCCCAGAGACATTTATATCGGATGGCTTGATGATATCTTTCGCCTGGGGGATATAGACCTTTCCATTCAGATAAACCCGGTTCCTGACCGGCAAGTAATACTCGCCCTTACCAAACAACTAGCATCCGTCCAGGCCCAGTGGATACAAGACAAAAAATCCGGCTACATTTTAAACCTACCAGGTCTTGTAGAAACAGCAAACAACCTTGAATCACTACGTACTACAGTGCAGACGAACCGTGATAAAGTCTTTTTTGGCGAAATATTTATCACTGTCCATGCCACTAATAATGAAGAATTACAAAATAAATGTAATGTGTTATTGGACATTCTGGCTCGTTCAGCTACAAGGGTAAACTCCTGCATGTTCAGACAGTTGGACGGGTTTAAATCAGTCCTTCCCGTGGCCAACCTCAAAATTCAAGATTTTTGGAGAAACCTTAACTGTGGCAATGTAGCAGCTTGTATGCCGATTAATTCACCGGAATTAAGTCATTCATCAGGAGAATTGTTTGGGTTTAATTATTATACCGGGTCACCTATTTTCTTTAACCAGTTCCTTGGCCCTCCAGAAATGCCTAACCCTCACATATTGGTTATTGGAGAGGCCGGGTCTGGCAAAAGTACAGGCATTAAGGTCATTTCCTTAAGAAATTCCATTCTGGGTGTCAAGCACGTATTCATAGACGTTGAGAATGAATATGAGAAAGTAACAAACAACATGGGTGGAGTAAACATCAATATCAAAGGTGGAGAGCCTACCGGCATAAACCCCCTGGACATTGAGGTAGAAGAAAATAAAGACGGGTCAAAAAGAGTACCAATTACGGACAAGGTCATGGAAATACGTCAGTTACTTAGTGTCATGAAAGGCGGACTTAGTGGTGAGAAACTCACCAACCGGGAATTAGCTTTAATTGAAGAATCGACAATGGAAGAATACAGGGAAAGAGGGATCACATCCAAACCCGAATCCTTATACGAAACCAGTAGAACGGTTGATGGGGTCTTGAAACTAGGAAAAGTTAAAAAAGAAATGCCCACATTATCCAGTCTAATAGAAAGACTGGCCGAAAAGCCCGGTGGGGAAGAACTTGCTCAGACATTTAAACCATTTCTACATGGCGGCAGTCTGGGTCTTTTTGATTGCCAGTCATCTGTAAACATAAGCGATACACCCGCTGTTTGCTTTAACATCCAGGAAATTAAAGACGAATTTAGCCGGGTGTACGCCATGTTCGTCATCATGGGTTGGGTATGGCAAAAATTTGCCCAGAAAAACCGGCACATCAAGAAACAGATTACTGTAGATGAATTCTGGCGGCTGATGAAATTTAAAGATGGAGCCCTTTTTGCTGAAGAAATCGGAAGACGCGGCCGTAAACATAATGCCGGTTTGGTAATTGGCACACACTCACTAGTAGAATTTAGCGGTGATGAAGGCCAAGCAGTATTAAACTCCTGTTTCACAAAAGTAATCATGAGACAGAACGAAGCACAGGTAAGCAATATTGTTGAGAGGTTCAGCCTTTCAGATGGGTGTAAAGAGTTCATCCAACAAGCCAGGCCTGGTGAATGCCTTCTTAAGATAGGCAGTAAAACTACAGCTATGCAGATTATCCCTGCTCCTTTTGAGTTTGAGTTAATAGACACTCGCCCGGCTGAAGAAAGAGAGGTGGCAATGTAA
- a CDS encoding PrgI family protein: MRFYPVILDTLDEEKIFGGIISVRQVVYLLVAAILGIICFFIPIHIMLRIPLSLMFASIGLALAFGKISETNTDKLLYFAFKYYLRKKKYVLRGDD; the protein is encoded by the coding sequence ATGCGGTTCTACCCGGTTATACTAGACACCCTGGACGAAGAAAAAATATTTGGTGGCATTATTTCAGTTCGCCAAGTAGTTTATCTGTTAGTTGCAGCTATACTAGGCATTATATGCTTTTTCATTCCAATTCACATAATGCTGCGAATACCTCTGTCGCTTATGTTTGCGTCCATTGGGCTGGCATTAGCATTTGGAAAAATATCAGAGACCAATACTGATAAATTACTGTATTTCGCATTCAAGTATTATCTAAGGAAGAAAAAGTACGTTTTAAGGGGAGATGATTGA